Proteins from one Microtus pennsylvanicus isolate mMicPen1 chromosome 7, mMicPen1.hap1, whole genome shotgun sequence genomic window:
- the Lipt1 gene encoding lipoyl amidotransferase LIPT1, mitochondrial isoform X2 produces MLTPFLVKNCFRLLCHHRVPAAGFRTPATHGLILQSVSNDVYQNLAVEDWIHDHIHLEGKPILFLWRNSPCVVIGRHQNPWQECNLHLMRQGGIKLARRRSGGGTVYHDMGNINLTFFTTKTKYDRMENLKIIVRALNAVQPCLDVQPTKKFDLLLDGQFKISGTASKIGRVAAYHHCTLLCSTDTTALSSLLKSPYQGIKSNATPSIPSVVKNLLEKDSVLTCEVLMNAIAAEYAAHHQIDNHINLINPADETQFPGISSKAKELQSWEWIYGWTPKFSVNTTFHVPHEQAHLPIQVSIDVKKGRIETCDIKAPDHWLPLEISNKLNSSFIGSKFCPIEATLLTNILLRTCPDDQHLHSKWNILCEKIKGIM; encoded by the coding sequence ATGCTAACCCCATTTCTGGTGAAGAATTGCTTCCGGTTACTCTGCCACCACAGGGTCCCAGCAGCTGGCTTTAGGACCCCAGCAACACATGGGCTCATTTTACAGTCAGTCTCCAACGATGTGTATCAAAATCTGGCTGTAGAAGACTGGATCCATGACCACATCCATCTAGAAGGCAAGCCAATTCTTTTCCTTTGGAGAAATTCTCCCTGTGTTGTCATCGGCAGGCACCAGAATCCATGGCAGGAATGTAACCTCCATCTGATGAGACAGGGAGGTATCAAACTGGCTCGGAGAAGGAGCGGAGGAGGAACAGTGTACCACGATATGGGTAATATCAATCTGACCTTCTTTACCACCAAGACCAAGTATGATAGAATGGAAAATCTGAAGATAATCGTGAGAGCTCTGAATGCTGTCCAACCCTGCCTGGACGTGCAGCCTACCAAAAAATTCGACCTGTTACTCGATGGACAGTTTAAAATCTCAGGAACGGCATCAAAGATTGGCCGAGTGGCCGCATATCACCATTGCACCCTGTTATGCAGTACCGACACGACAGCGTTGTCGTCTTTGCTGAAGAGCCCATACCAAGGGATAAAGAGCAATGCCACACCTAGCATCCCTTCCGTAGTCAAAAACCTTCTGGAAAAAGATTCCGTGCTGACCTGTGAAGTTCTGATGAACGCGATTGCTGCGGAGTACGCTGCTCATCATCAAATAGATAATCACATTAACCTAATAAACCCGGCAGATGAGACCCAGTTTCCTGGAATAAGCAGCAAAGCTAAAGAGCTGCAAAGCTGGGAGTGGATATACGGCTGGACTCCGAAGTTTAGTGTGAATACCACGTTTCATGTGCCCCACGAACAGGCACATTTGCCAATTCAGGTGTCCATAGATGTAAAGAAGGGACGAATTGAAACCTGTGATATAAAAGCACCTGACCATTGGTTGCCACTGGAAATCAGTAACAAATTAAACTCAAGTTTTATTGGCAGCAAATTCTGCCCCATTGAAGCCACCCTGCTAACAAATATATTACTGAGGACATGTCCTGATGACCAGCACTTACACAGCAAATGGAATATCCTGTGTGAAAAAATCAAGGGAATAATGTGA
- the Lipt1 gene encoding lipoyl amidotransferase LIPT1, mitochondrial isoform X1, protein MRFWAWIALSGSMLTPFLVKNCFRLLCHHRVPAAGFRTPATHGLILQSVSNDVYQNLAVEDWIHDHIHLEGKPILFLWRNSPCVVIGRHQNPWQECNLHLMRQGGIKLARRRSGGGTVYHDMGNINLTFFTTKTKYDRMENLKIIVRALNAVQPCLDVQPTKKFDLLLDGQFKISGTASKIGRVAAYHHCTLLCSTDTTALSSLLKSPYQGIKSNATPSIPSVVKNLLEKDSVLTCEVLMNAIAAEYAAHHQIDNHINLINPADETQFPGISSKAKELQSWEWIYGWTPKFSVNTTFHVPHEQAHLPIQVSIDVKKGRIETCDIKAPDHWLPLEISNKLNSSFIGSKFCPIEATLLTNILLRTCPDDQHLHSKWNILCEKIKGIM, encoded by the exons ATGAGATTCTGGGCTTGGATCGCATTGTCAGGGAG CATGCTAACCCCATTTCTGGTGAAGAATTGCTTCCGGTTACTCTGCCACCACAGGGTCCCAGCAGCTGGCTTTAGGACCCCAGCAACACATGGGCTCATTTTACAGTCAGTCTCCAACGATGTGTATCAAAATCTGGCTGTAGAAGACTGGATCCATGACCACATCCATCTAGAAGGCAAGCCAATTCTTTTCCTTTGGAGAAATTCTCCCTGTGTTGTCATCGGCAGGCACCAGAATCCATGGCAGGAATGTAACCTCCATCTGATGAGACAGGGAGGTATCAAACTGGCTCGGAGAAGGAGCGGAGGAGGAACAGTGTACCACGATATGGGTAATATCAATCTGACCTTCTTTACCACCAAGACCAAGTATGATAGAATGGAAAATCTGAAGATAATCGTGAGAGCTCTGAATGCTGTCCAACCCTGCCTGGACGTGCAGCCTACCAAAAAATTCGACCTGTTACTCGATGGACAGTTTAAAATCTCAGGAACGGCATCAAAGATTGGCCGAGTGGCCGCATATCACCATTGCACCCTGTTATGCAGTACCGACACGACAGCGTTGTCGTCTTTGCTGAAGAGCCCATACCAAGGGATAAAGAGCAATGCCACACCTAGCATCCCTTCCGTAGTCAAAAACCTTCTGGAAAAAGATTCCGTGCTGACCTGTGAAGTTCTGATGAACGCGATTGCTGCGGAGTACGCTGCTCATCATCAAATAGATAATCACATTAACCTAATAAACCCGGCAGATGAGACCCAGTTTCCTGGAATAAGCAGCAAAGCTAAAGAGCTGCAAAGCTGGGAGTGGATATACGGCTGGACTCCGAAGTTTAGTGTGAATACCACGTTTCATGTGCCCCACGAACAGGCACATTTGCCAATTCAGGTGTCCATAGATGTAAAGAAGGGACGAATTGAAACCTGTGATATAAAAGCACCTGACCATTGGTTGCCACTGGAAATCAGTAACAAATTAAACTCAAGTTTTATTGGCAGCAAATTCTGCCCCATTGAAGCCACCCTGCTAACAAATATATTACTGAGGACATGTCCTGATGACCAGCACTTACACAGCAAATGGAATATCCTGTGTGAAAAAATCAAGGGAATAATGTGA
- the C7H2orf15 gene encoding uncharacterized protein C2orf15 homolog yields MGFLLSKAATQSSAVLVDSEVNDHLVQGAEKSGLEPVTRLFQNTNKIKLEDASQENCMRGEGTDTGWNSMGYVKENDGLVVTDLE; encoded by the coding sequence ATGGGATTTTTGCTGAGCAAAGCTGCCACTCAGTCATCTGCTGTGCTTGTGGATTCGGAAGTGAACGATCACTTAGTGCAGGGAGCTGAGAAGAGTGGATTGGAACCAGTGACTCGGTTATTTCAGAACACCAACAAAATCAAGTTAGAAGACGCAAGCCAAGAAAACTGCATGAGAGGGGAAGGGACTGACACCGGGTGGAATTCCATGGGCTACGTGAAGGAAAATGATGGCCTGGTGGTGACAGATTTAGAATGA